Proteins encoded within one genomic window of Panicum virgatum strain AP13 chromosome 1N, P.virgatum_v5, whole genome shotgun sequence:
- the LOC120655554 gene encoding transcription factor bHLH121-like isoform X3, whose amino-acid sequence MDPCGRQPPEVGLFHPRDADLSQRTEGKGQGPSSTRKVQKADREKMRRDKLNEQFQELGNTLEYPDPDRPRNDKATILGDTIQMLKDLTSQVNKLKGDYTSLSEEARELTQEKNELRDEKASLKSEVDNLNNQCQQRMRLLYPWAGMEPSVVIGPPPAYPYPVPLAIPSGSVPMHPRLQAYPFLHSQTSGTIPNACTPCMAYTQPCHPPNDQPSNKFNSPVAHSSSHRKPSTLRQASCGVRTTGVCDVATDLELKTPGSSGPSHSEITTKDSSSDMKTKKQCIKQINCSTLTEGTSSSRCSSSGHPDVSNTVGDGCL is encoded by the exons ATGGATCCGTGCGGCCGTCAGCCGCCGGAGGTTGGCTTGTTCCACCCGCGCGACGCCGACCTCAG TCAAAGGACCGAGGGCAAAGGACAAGGTCCGTCTTCCACGCGCAAGGTACAAAAGGCTGATCGTGAGAAGATGCGAAGAGATAAATTAAACGAGCAGTTCCAGGAATTGGGAAACACACTTG AATATCCAGATCCAGACCGCCCCAGGAATGATAAGGCGACTATCCTTGGTGACACAATCCAGATGCTGAAAGATTTGACTTCTCAGGTGAACAAGCTGAAAGGTGACTACACATCACTTTCTGAAGAAGCACGTGAG TTGACACAAGAAAAGAACGAGCTTAGAGATGAGAAAGCTTCACTGAAATCTGAGGTTGATAATTTGAATAACCAGTGTCAACAACGGATGAGGTTGTTATACCCGTGGGCTGGAATGGAGCCTTCTGTAGTCATTGGGCCACCTCCAGCATATCCCTACCCAGTCCCACTTGCCATACCCTCTGGTTCCGTACCCATGCATCCGCGGCTGCAGGCATATCCCTTTCTCCATAGTCAAACTTCTGGAACAATCCCCAATGCATGCACCCCTTGCATGGCATATACTCAACCCTGTCATCCTCCCAATGATCAGCCATCTAACAAATTTAATAGCCCAGTTGCCCATTCAAGTAGTCATCG CAAGCCATCTACATTGCGGCAAGCAAGCTGTGGAGTGAGAACTACTGGTGTTTGTGATGTTGCGACAGATCTGGAACTAAAAACTCCTGGTTCTTCAGGTCCCTCGCATTCGGAGATCACTACCAAG GATTCCTCTTCTGACATGAAAACAAAGAAGCAATGCATAAAACAGATTAATTGTAGCACTCTCACAGAAGGCACCAGTTCAAGCAGATGCTCATCCAGTGGCCACCCAGACGTCTCGAATACTGTTGGAGATGGATGCCTCTAA
- the LOC120655554 gene encoding transcription factor bHLH121-like isoform X4: MLEYPDPDRPRNDKATILGDTIQMLKDLTSQVNKLKGDYTSLSEEARELTQEKNELRDEKASLKSEVDNLNNQCQQRMRLLYPWAGMEPSVVIGPPPAYPYPVPLAIPSGSVPMHPRLQAYPFLHSQTSGTIPNACTPCMAYTQPCHPPNDQPSNKFNSPVAHSSSHRSNSPARDCRSKPSTLRQASCGVRTTGVCDVATDLELKTPGSSGPSHSEITTKDSSSDMKTKKQCIKQINCSTLTEGTSSSRCSSSGHPDVSNTVGDGCL, translated from the exons ATGTTAGAATATCCAGATCCAGACCGCCCCAGGAATGATAAGGCGACTATCCTTGGTGACACAATCCAGATGCTGAAAGATTTGACTTCTCAGGTGAACAAGCTGAAAGGTGACTACACATCACTTTCTGAAGAAGCACGTGAG TTGACACAAGAAAAGAACGAGCTTAGAGATGAGAAAGCTTCACTGAAATCTGAGGTTGATAATTTGAATAACCAGTGTCAACAACGGATGAGGTTGTTATACCCGTGGGCTGGAATGGAGCCTTCTGTAGTCATTGGGCCACCTCCAGCATATCCCTACCCAGTCCCACTTGCCATACCCTCTGGTTCCGTACCCATGCATCCGCGGCTGCAGGCATATCCCTTTCTCCATAGTCAAACTTCTGGAACAATCCCCAATGCATGCACCCCTTGCATGGCATATACTCAACCCTGTCATCCTCCCAATGATCAGCCATCTAACAAATTTAATAGCCCAGTTGCCCATTCAAGTAGTCATCGGTCTAACTCTCCTGCACGAGACTGTAGAAGCAAGCCATCTACATTGCGGCAAGCAAGCTGTGGAGTGAGAACTACTGGTGTTTGTGATGTTGCGACAGATCTGGAACTAAAAACTCCTGGTTCTTCAGGTCCCTCGCATTCGGAGATCACTACCAAG GATTCCTCTTCTGACATGAAAACAAAGAAGCAATGCATAAAACAGATTAATTGTAGCACTCTCACAGAAGGCACCAGTTCAAGCAGATGCTCATCCAGTGGCCACCCAGACGTCTCGAATACTGTTGGAGATGGATGCCTCTAA
- the LOC120655554 gene encoding transcription factor bHLH121-like isoform X2 encodes MDPCGRQPPEVGLFHPRDADLSQRTEGKGQGPSSTRKVQKADREKMRRDKLNEQFQELGNTLDPDRPRNDKATILGDTIQMLKDLTSQVNKLKGDYTSLSEEARELTQEKNELRDEKASLKSEVDNLNNQCQQRMRLLYPWAGMEPSVVIGPPPAYPYPVPLAIPSGSVPMHPRLQAYPFLHSQTSGTIPNACTPCMAYTQPCHPPNDQPSNKFNSPVAHSSSHRSNSPARDCRSKPSTLRQASCGVRTTGVCDVATDLELKTPGSSGPSHSEITTKDSSSDMKTKKQCIKQINCSTLTEGTSSSRCSSSGHPDVSNTVGDGCL; translated from the exons ATGGATCCGTGCGGCCGTCAGCCGCCGGAGGTTGGCTTGTTCCACCCGCGCGACGCCGACCTCAG TCAAAGGACCGAGGGCAAAGGACAAGGTCCGTCTTCCACGCGCAAGGTACAAAAGGCTGATCGTGAGAAGATGCGAAGAGATAAATTAAACGAGCAGTTCCAGGAATTGGGAAACACACTTG ATCCAGACCGCCCCAGGAATGATAAGGCGACTATCCTTGGTGACACAATCCAGATGCTGAAAGATTTGACTTCTCAGGTGAACAAGCTGAAAGGTGACTACACATCACTTTCTGAAGAAGCACGTGAG TTGACACAAGAAAAGAACGAGCTTAGAGATGAGAAAGCTTCACTGAAATCTGAGGTTGATAATTTGAATAACCAGTGTCAACAACGGATGAGGTTGTTATACCCGTGGGCTGGAATGGAGCCTTCTGTAGTCATTGGGCCACCTCCAGCATATCCCTACCCAGTCCCACTTGCCATACCCTCTGGTTCCGTACCCATGCATCCGCGGCTGCAGGCATATCCCTTTCTCCATAGTCAAACTTCTGGAACAATCCCCAATGCATGCACCCCTTGCATGGCATATACTCAACCCTGTCATCCTCCCAATGATCAGCCATCTAACAAATTTAATAGCCCAGTTGCCCATTCAAGTAGTCATCGGTCTAACTCTCCTGCACGAGACTGTAGAAGCAAGCCATCTACATTGCGGCAAGCAAGCTGTGGAGTGAGAACTACTGGTGTTTGTGATGTTGCGACAGATCTGGAACTAAAAACTCCTGGTTCTTCAGGTCCCTCGCATTCGGAGATCACTACCAAG GATTCCTCTTCTGACATGAAAACAAAGAAGCAATGCATAAAACAGATTAATTGTAGCACTCTCACAGAAGGCACCAGTTCAAGCAGATGCTCATCCAGTGGCCACCCAGACGTCTCGAATACTGTTGGAGATGGATGCCTCTAA
- the LOC120655554 gene encoding transcription factor bHLH121-like isoform X1 gives MDPCGRQPPEVGLFHPRDADLSQRTEGKGQGPSSTRKVQKADREKMRRDKLNEQFQELGNTLEYPDPDRPRNDKATILGDTIQMLKDLTSQVNKLKGDYTSLSEEARELTQEKNELRDEKASLKSEVDNLNNQCQQRMRLLYPWAGMEPSVVIGPPPAYPYPVPLAIPSGSVPMHPRLQAYPFLHSQTSGTIPNACTPCMAYTQPCHPPNDQPSNKFNSPVAHSSSHRSNSPARDCRSKPSTLRQASCGVRTTGVCDVATDLELKTPGSSGPSHSEITTKDSSSDMKTKKQCIKQINCSTLTEGTSSSRCSSSGHPDVSNTVGDGCL, from the exons ATGGATCCGTGCGGCCGTCAGCCGCCGGAGGTTGGCTTGTTCCACCCGCGCGACGCCGACCTCAG TCAAAGGACCGAGGGCAAAGGACAAGGTCCGTCTTCCACGCGCAAGGTACAAAAGGCTGATCGTGAGAAGATGCGAAGAGATAAATTAAACGAGCAGTTCCAGGAATTGGGAAACACACTTG AATATCCAGATCCAGACCGCCCCAGGAATGATAAGGCGACTATCCTTGGTGACACAATCCAGATGCTGAAAGATTTGACTTCTCAGGTGAACAAGCTGAAAGGTGACTACACATCACTTTCTGAAGAAGCACGTGAG TTGACACAAGAAAAGAACGAGCTTAGAGATGAGAAAGCTTCACTGAAATCTGAGGTTGATAATTTGAATAACCAGTGTCAACAACGGATGAGGTTGTTATACCCGTGGGCTGGAATGGAGCCTTCTGTAGTCATTGGGCCACCTCCAGCATATCCCTACCCAGTCCCACTTGCCATACCCTCTGGTTCCGTACCCATGCATCCGCGGCTGCAGGCATATCCCTTTCTCCATAGTCAAACTTCTGGAACAATCCCCAATGCATGCACCCCTTGCATGGCATATACTCAACCCTGTCATCCTCCCAATGATCAGCCATCTAACAAATTTAATAGCCCAGTTGCCCATTCAAGTAGTCATCGGTCTAACTCTCCTGCACGAGACTGTAGAAGCAAGCCATCTACATTGCGGCAAGCAAGCTGTGGAGTGAGAACTACTGGTGTTTGTGATGTTGCGACAGATCTGGAACTAAAAACTCCTGGTTCTTCAGGTCCCTCGCATTCGGAGATCACTACCAAG GATTCCTCTTCTGACATGAAAACAAAGAAGCAATGCATAAAACAGATTAATTGTAGCACTCTCACAGAAGGCACCAGTTCAAGCAGATGCTCATCCAGTGGCCACCCAGACGTCTCGAATACTGTTGGAGATGGATGCCTCTAA